A genomic region of Polypterus senegalus isolate Bchr_013 chromosome 17, ASM1683550v1, whole genome shotgun sequence contains the following coding sequences:
- the LOC120517599 gene encoding sorting nexin-11-like, producing the protein MIRTEDQEEFITVRVQDPRVQNKCSWNAYVDFKIFLHTNSKAFTAKTSCVRRRYSEFVWLKKKLQKNAGLVPVPELPVKTPFFTLDNEDFIENRRKGLQQFLERVLKMTVLLSDSHLHLFLQTQLSVTAIEQCVQGCGPHSVTGAILAYASSNLGWVQEEGAGDES; encoded by the exons ATGATTAGAACTGAGGATCAAGAG GAATTTATTACAGTGCGAGTacaagatcccagagtacagaaTAAATGCTCCTGGAATGCCtatgttgattttaaaatatttcttcat ACCAACAGCAAAGCATTCACTGCAAAGACGTCTTGTGTTCGGAGGAGATACAGTGAATTTGTCTGGTTGAAGAAGAAACTACAGAAGAATGCAGGTTTGGT ACCTGTGCCAGAACTTCCAGTTAAAACGCCATTTTTTACGCTGGACAATGAAGACTTTATAGAGAATCGACGTAAAGGTTTACAGCAGTTCTTGGAAAG GGTGCTGAAGATGACTGTATTGTTGTCGGACAGCCATTTACATCTTTTCCTGCAAACGCAGCTATCTGTTACGGCGATCGAGCAGTGTGTGCAGGGTTGTGGCCCGCACAGCGTGACAGGTGCTATCCTTGCTTATGCTTCGTCCAATCTGGGCTGGGTGCAGGAAGAAGGAGCAGGAGATGAAAGCTGA